The genomic DNA TGATGATACGATCATAACTGAAAGTATGGAGCAATCAATATGTATTATTAGCACTCGAGTAAAGAAAAATGATGTTGTATTATTATCTCCTGCTTGTTCTAGTTTAGATCAGTTTGAAAGTTTTAAGATGCGTGGTCATATATTTTCTCAATTAGTTAAGAAAATTGGGTAGTAGTTTGTTGATAAATTTATTGATTAAAAAGTTGAAATATTTATTGACATTTCGTTTAAATTCATCTCCAATTGTATTATTATACGATCGATTGTTACTGTGGCTAATATTATGTTTATCTTGTATTGGTTTAATTATGGTGACTTCGTCGTCTATGTTTGTTGGAATAAAATATTTCAATGATTCGTTGTATTTTTTAAAACGTGAAATATTGTATTATTTTTTATCAGGTTTGTTATCTGTATGTGTTTTATATTTTCCTATTTATATTTGGCAACGTTTTAGTTTTTTTTTATTGTTAATTACTTTAATAATACTATTATTAATACCAATATTTGGTTATTCAATTAATGGGGCTTCACGTTGGATAATATATGGATATTTTCATATACAGCCATCGGAATTATTGAAATTAACATTTTTTTGTTATTTTGCTAATTATTTAGATAAAATGAAAGGTGTGTTTATAAATATTTTAGATATTTGTGAACCAGTAATTATAATTTTTATTTTTTTTTTATTATTATTAATGCAACCTGATTTTGGTGCAGTAATTATTTTCATTCTTACTATATTATCTGTTTTATTTATTTCTGGTATTTTATGGTGGAAGTTTTTATTTTTAGTTAGTTTTATCATACTATTAGTTGTTTTATTAATTTTTGAGCAACCGTATCGTATATATCGTATAATTTCTTTTTGGAATCCATGGCTTGATCCATTTGGGGGTGGATATCAGTTAATCCAATCATTAGTTGCATTTGGTCGTGGTGAATTTTTTGGACAAGGATTGGGTAATTCTATTCAAAAATTTGAATATTTACCAGAAGCTTATAGTGATTTTATATTTTCGATTATTGCTGAAGAGCTTGGATTTTTGGGTGTATTGTTAATATTGTTCATGATGATTCTAGTTATTTTTAGAGGTATGTTAATATCGTATAAAGCATTTAAAATGCGTCAATTGTTTTTTGCTTATTTATCTTCTGCTATTAATTTTTGTTTTTCATTTCAAGTATTAATTAATATAGGGACTGTTACTGGGATGTTACCTACCAAGGGATCTACATTACCATTGATTAGTTATGGTGGTTCTAGTTTTTTAGTTGCTTTTTTATCTATTGTATTTTTGTTGAGAATAGATTTTGAGCTTCGTGTTATTGATGATCAGGCTTTTATTAAAGGATTTGTTGAATGACGAAAAATTCAAAACGTTTGTTAATAACCGGGGGTGGTACTGGTGGTCATATATTTCCAGGATTGGCGGTGGCTCATTATTTAATTAAGGAATATGGATGGAAGGTATATTGGTTGGGTTCTATTGGTCATTTAGAGGCTGATATTGTTCCTAAAAATGGTATTCAGATTAATTTTATTCATGCGATTGGTTTTTGTGGAAAGAGTTGGTATAAACAATTAATATCGTTATTGTTTTTTTGTTTTTCAGTTTTGAAAGCAAGAAGTATTATTCGTTTTTGGAAACCAGATATTATATTAGGTGTAGGTGGATATGTTTCTGCGCCAGTTGGGGTTGCTGCTTGGTTTTGCGGTTGTCCTGTGATTGTACATGAGCAAAATTCTGTTGCTGGATTGGCCAATCGTTTTTTAGCTATGACAGTAGCTAAAAAAGTTTTACAGGCGTTTCCTAATGCTTTTTCATATGCTGAAACAGTTGGTAATCCAATTCGTGATGTTATATTAGATATTAAAGATCCTGAAGATCGTTTGTGTAATAGAGTGGGTCCTGTTCGTTTATTAATAATAGGTGGCAGTCAAGGTGCTCAGATATTTAATCACATGATGCCAAGGATTCTTTCAGTTGTTATTAATCAATTTATTATTTGGCATCAGGTTGGTAAAGGAAACATACAAGAAGTGTATCATTTTTATAGTGATTTAGTAAAACAAGATGTGTATAAAATTATAGAATTTATTGATGATATCGCTTTTGCTTATGAGTGGGCTGATATAGTAATTTGTCGTTCTGGTGCATTAACGGTAAGTGAAATTTCTTCTGTTGGTGTACCAGCTATATTTGTACCGTTTGCACATAGAGATTGTCATCAATATTTGAATGCTTTGCCTTTGCAACAAATAGGTGCAGCGAAAATTATTAGTGAGCAAGAATTTACAGTTAACCATGTTTCTTACATATTACACACTTGGAGTGATCGTTCTTTGCTGTTAAAAATGGCGAAACGTGCTAAAATTTTAAGTATTCCTGATTCTACTGAGCAAATTGCGTATAGAATCAGATCATTACTTATTAGATGATATATTAAATGGTGATGGCATATATTTATTTATATTGAATTATAGTTATAAAATTGTGAATATAAATATGAAAAGTTCTAAAAGGTTAGAAATTGATTTATCTGAAATTGTTCCATGTATTCGTAAAATACATTTTATTGGTATTGGTGGTTCTGGTATGTGTGGTATTGCTAAAATTTTAGTGAGTGCAGGTTATAAGATTAGTGGTTCTGATTTAGTTTCAAATGAAATGATTATGCAGCTTATTACACTTGGTGTAAAAATTTTTTTTGATCATAAGTCTAAAAATATTTCTGGTGCGAATCTTGTAGTGATATCTAGTGCTATTCCTGTAGATAATCCGGAGGTTCTTGCTGCTAAGCGAGCTAGAATTTCAATAGTACATCGATCTGTGATTTTATCGGCTTTAATGCGATCTGTTTCTTGTAGTGTTGCTGTTGCTGGCACACATGGTAAAAGTACTACTACTGCGATGATAGTTAGTATTTATTGTGAATTGGGCTATGTGCCTACTTTTGTAAATGGAGGAATAATAAAATCATTAGGCACATCTGCCCATTTTGGTGATGTTCGTAATTTGATTGTAGAAGCAGATGAAAGCGATGCTTCATTTTTGAATTTATATCCAACTTTTGCAGTGATTACTAATATTGAGCCTGATCATATGGATACTTATCAAGGAGAATTAGAAAATTTAAAGATGGCATTTCTTAATTTTTTGCATAATTTACCATGTAATGGTAAGGCTATTTTGTGTCTTGATGATCCTGTTGTTCGAACATTGTTGCCTTATATTAATAGAAAAGTTATTACATATGGTTTTAGTAAGGATGCTGATTTGTATATTAGTAATTATTCTCAGAATATGAATAAAAATAATTTCATTTTATGTAGAAAAAATATGGTCACTTTAGATATAGTTACAAAGATTCCTGGTCGTCATAATGCACTTAATACTGCAGCGGCTATAGCTTTAGCAGTGGAATCTGGCATTGATGATAATAGTATATTACGGGCTGTGTTACAATTTCAGGGTGTTAATAGGCGGTTTGATATTTTAGGTATGTACGATCTTAAATATTTTAATAAACAATCTGGTGAGGTGATATTAGTAGATGATTATGGTCATCATCCAATTGAGTTGTATGCTACTATTGAAACAATTCGTTCTGGTTGGCCTAACAAACGTGTAGTGATGGTATTTCAACCCCATCGTTTTACCCGGATACGAGATTTATATGATGATTTTGTGCAGGTGTTATCTACGGTGGATGTTTTATTAATTTTGGATGTTTATTCCGCTGGTGAGATGTTCATTCCTGGTTATGATAGTATTTCTTTATGTGCAACAATTCATAAATATGGTAAAATAGATCCATTTTTGGTGTCTGAGGAGGTATTGTTTTATGCGTTATCATCGATTTTAAAAGATAAAGATTTTCTTGTGATGCAGGGGGCTGGAACAATTGGAAATATAGCACAAAGATTGTTTAATTATGATCGGTTGAGCGATATGTCTTGATTGTAGTGATTTTTTTAGTGAATATAGATGAAAAATATTACAATATTTAATGATTTATGTATTATTAATATGTATTGATTGTATTAATGACATGATATCAAGAAATGTATTGTGAGATATTTTAATGTAATCAGAAATATATTTTTAAGATGGATATATTTTTTAATATTCTTTAGTATGATAGTGTTTGTTGTTTGTCGGTTGATATTTTGGATGCACCATACTAGTAGTTCCGTGCTGGTATTTAAGTTGGTGATTAGTGGGAATCGACGTTATACTACTGATGATGAGATTCGAAATGCCGTTTTGCGTGTTGCTCCGATGGGAACTTTTATAACTTATAATATAAATCTTGTTCAAAGAGAAATTAAAAGTTTGCCTTGGGTTAAGCAAGTAAGTGTTCGGAAGCAATGGCCGAATAAGTTAAAGGTTTATATTATTGAATATGTGCCAGTGGCGTATTGGAATTCTTCACATATGATGCTTACTAGAGATGCGGTAATTTTTACTATTCCTGAAAGTCGAATGAATCGGCAGTCATTTCCTATGTTGTTTGGTCCAGTAGGTACTGAAAGAGATGTACTGATTAATTATTATGTTTTTCTTGAGATTTTAAAATTTAATTTATATACACTGCAATCAGCCGGTATAGATAATCGTTATTCGTGGCACATAATATTAGAAAACGGTACTAGATTAATATTAGGTCGAAAATATTGTATTGAACGATTGCAACGTTTTGTCAAGTTTTATCCTATTTTTCTTAAGAAAAATATGTATAAAAACAACGAATTTGTTCATTATATTGATTTGCGTTATGAATCAGGTTTTTCTGTAAAGACCATACCGAATAAATAATTGAGAAAGAATTAATTGATATAATTTTATTATGTAAGGTCATGCTAGTATGGTTAAATTACTGGAAAAAAAGTTAGTTGTTGGTTTAGAAATAGGAACATCTAAAGTTTCTGCATTAATTGGTGAAATTTTATCTGATAATACGGTGAATGTTATTGGTGTTGGCAATGTGTTATCGCGAGGGATAGATAAAGGATGGATTAATGATTTAGAGTCTGTTATAAGTTGTGTGCAATGTGTTGTCAATCAAGCTGAATTAATGGGTAACTGTCAGGTTTCATCGATATATTTAGCTGTATCTGGTAGAAATATTAATTGTCAAAATGAAATAGGTATGGTTCCCCTTTTAGGGGAGGAGGTTACATTAGAGGATATTGAAAATGTAGTACATACAGCTAAATCTGTTAAAATACGTGATGAACATAGAATTCTTCATGTTATCCCCCAAGAATACGCGATTGATGCTCAAGAGGGTATTAAAAATCCGTTAGGTTTATCTGGCGTAAGAATGCAAGCCAAGGTGCATTTAATTACATGTCACAATGATATGGCTAAAAATATTATTAAATCTGTTGAACGGTGTGGTATAAACGTGGATCGACTAATATTTTCTGGTCTCGCTTCATCTTATGCAGTATTAACTCATGATGATCGTGAATTGGGAGTGTGTGTGGTGGATATTGGTAGTGGTACTATGGATATAGTAATTTATATTGGTGGTGCATTGCGATATACCAAAGTTATTCCTTATGCTGGTAATATAGTAACTAGTGATATTGCTTATGCTTTTGGAACATCTACAAGTGATGCAGAAAGTATTAAGGTACGTTATGGGTGTGCTTTGGAGTCTTTAGTTAATAAAGATGAAAATGTTGAATTGACAAGTATTAATGGCCGTTCTTCTCGTATTTTGCAGCGGCAAACATTAGCAACAATAATTGAACCAAGATATTATGAATTATTAACTTTAGTTAATAATGAGATAATTAAATTGCGTAATCAATTACGTTTTCGTGGTATAAAGTTTGACCTTTCGGGTGGTATTGTATTAACAGGTGGGGGTTCTAAGATAAATGGTTTAGTAAGTTGTGCAGAAAGAGTTTTTTCTGGTTTTCATATTCGTATTGGTAGTCCAATGTGTATCACTGATTTGACAGAGTGTGTTCAGAAGCCTGATTATTCT from Blochmannia endosymbiont of Polyrhachis (Hedomyrma) turneri includes the following:
- the ftsW gene encoding putative lipid II flippase FtsW translates to MLINLLIKKLKYLLTFRLNSSPIVLLYDRLLLWLILCLSCIGLIMVTSSSMFVGIKYFNDSLYFLKREILYYFLSGLLSVCVLYFPIYIWQRFSFFLLLITLIILLLIPIFGYSINGASRWIIYGYFHIQPSELLKLTFFCYFANYLDKMKGVFINILDICEPVIIIFIFFLLLLMQPDFGAVIIFILTILSVLFISGILWWKFLFLVSFIILLVVLLIFEQPYRIYRIISFWNPWLDPFGGGYQLIQSLVAFGRGEFFGQGLGNSIQKFEYLPEAYSDFIFSIIAEELGFLGVLLILFMMILVIFRGMLISYKAFKMRQLFFAYLSSAINFCFSFQVLINIGTVTGMLPTKGSTLPLISYGGSSFLVAFLSIVFLLRIDFELRVIDDQAFIKGFVE
- the murG gene encoding undecaprenyldiphospho-muramoylpentapeptide beta-N-acetylglucosaminyltransferase, with amino-acid sequence MTKNSKRLLITGGGTGGHIFPGLAVAHYLIKEYGWKVYWLGSIGHLEADIVPKNGIQINFIHAIGFCGKSWYKQLISLLFFCFSVLKARSIIRFWKPDIILGVGGYVSAPVGVAAWFCGCPVIVHEQNSVAGLANRFLAMTVAKKVLQAFPNAFSYAETVGNPIRDVILDIKDPEDRLCNRVGPVRLLIIGGSQGAQIFNHMMPRILSVVINQFIIWHQVGKGNIQEVYHFYSDLVKQDVYKIIEFIDDIAFAYEWADIVICRSGALTVSEISSVGVPAIFVPFAHRDCHQYLNALPLQQIGAAKIISEQEFTVNHVSYILHTWSDRSLLLKMAKRAKILSIPDSTEQIAYRIRSLLIR
- the murC gene encoding UDP-N-acetylmuramate--L-alanine ligase codes for the protein MKSSKRLEIDLSEIVPCIRKIHFIGIGGSGMCGIAKILVSAGYKISGSDLVSNEMIMQLITLGVKIFFDHKSKNISGANLVVISSAIPVDNPEVLAAKRARISIVHRSVILSALMRSVSCSVAVAGTHGKSTTTAMIVSIYCELGYVPTFVNGGIIKSLGTSAHFGDVRNLIVEADESDASFLNLYPTFAVITNIEPDHMDTYQGELENLKMAFLNFLHNLPCNGKAILCLDDPVVRTLLPYINRKVITYGFSKDADLYISNYSQNMNKNNFILCRKNMVTLDIVTKIPGRHNALNTAAAIALAVESGIDDNSILRAVLQFQGVNRRFDILGMYDLKYFNKQSGEVILVDDYGHHPIELYATIETIRSGWPNKRVVMVFQPHRFTRIRDLYDDFVQVLSTVDVLLILDVYSAGEMFIPGYDSISLCATIHKYGKIDPFLVSEEVLFYALSSILKDKDFLVMQGAGTIGNIAQRLFNYDRLSDMS
- a CDS encoding FtsQ-type POTRA domain-containing protein, coding for MIVFVVCRLIFWMHHTSSSVLVFKLVISGNRRYTTDDEIRNAVLRVAPMGTFITYNINLVQREIKSLPWVKQVSVRKQWPNKLKVYIIEYVPVAYWNSSHMMLTRDAVIFTIPESRMNRQSFPMLFGPVGTERDVLINYYVFLEILKFNLYTLQSAGIDNRYSWHIILENGTRLILGRKYCIERLQRFVKFYPIFLKKNMYKNNEFVHYIDLRYESGFSVKTIPNK
- the ftsA gene encoding cell division protein FtsA; translated protein: MVKLLEKKLVVGLEIGTSKVSALIGEILSDNTVNVIGVGNVLSRGIDKGWINDLESVISCVQCVVNQAELMGNCQVSSIYLAVSGRNINCQNEIGMVPLLGEEVTLEDIENVVHTAKSVKIRDEHRILHVIPQEYAIDAQEGIKNPLGLSGVRMQAKVHLITCHNDMAKNIIKSVERCGINVDRLIFSGLASSYAVLTHDDRELGVCVVDIGSGTMDIVIYIGGALRYTKVIPYAGNIVTSDIAYAFGTSTSDAESIKVRYGCALESLVNKDENVELTSINGRSSRILQRQTLATIIEPRYYELLTLVNNEIIKLRNQLRFRGIKFDLSGGIVLTGGGSKINGLVSCAERVFSGFHIRIGSPMCITDLTECVQKPDYSTTVGLLHYGKELQINTATGIGKNTLFSTLLKKINHWFKKEIC